The nucleotide sequence cagaagaagctgaatagtttaaaagttgaatgattgaaatcggacaaaaactgtaggaggagaagcgaatcaaactttaaacagtaaaaatgcGAAAGAGGCTCTCAACAACTGtaaatgcctactgcattcacagttattaaaaaaaattcaatcagtgtatttgttcttgatttgagcaaataagactatttgccaatggaatcagtgttttcccctaaaataagattattagttatcatgcacttgaaataagatgatggagattaattgttattattttaaatgcaaaaatcttataccattggcaaatagtcttttttacctgctcaaataaaggaagaatacactaatttcaagaaaatttagcttacttttagttccctttttgcattgtATGGCATTGTCAGACTGTTGTACTCCTTCCAGGAACTCTTATCAGCTGCCAGACCCCAACTCTTCGTCAGTGTCTCCTCATCCTCAGTCTCAGCCTCGGTATAGACCATTCAGGGCTCTGAGGTTCACATGTTCTGGACTGTTGGTTCTGAACCCGCTGTGGACCTTTCTGGGTGTTCACGGGGGTGGTGGGCAGCTGGATATCAATGTTCTGAAATAACAGTGTTTATGTTACATCTTAAAGAAATTAGATTACGAATGATATTATATGGCTTCCCATGTATGTTCATATTATTGCTTTTGTAATTTTAGCTTCCAGTCTGCAGCGGGACAGTTTGAATGCAATGTGTCTGGTCTGCGTTGGGTCTGCGAGGACAAACTTTGCTTTAAGTACCAGTTCTGCTCTTGGGAGGGACACATGGAGAGGATGAAAACCATTGGGTACAGGTCTGCAGGTCCCTTAATCAACATCACCGTCATTACTGGGAAGATAAAAGAAGTGTACCTGCCACACTGGATCTGCATTGGTAGGAGAACATGCATCAAAAAACTGCTGTGTTTTTCCATATCTGAAGCACTTCTTCTCGTTAATAGTAACTTGTATGCTcttttttgcagatgacatcCCTAACTTATTAGAGAGTTTTTCAGTCCTACACATAAATGACAGCGGAGATGTGTTGGAGAAAGTTTCTGAGGTCACGGCGACACATGTCAGGTTAACAGATCCGGTTTTCTCTCCACTGGCGGCCGTGATAAGCTCCATCTTTCGTGTGAAGGTTACCTGCAACGTGTTGATTTACTATCAGCCCCACATGCCGTTCCTCAAACTTCACGTCTACCTGATCCTGCATGATCCTGCCCTTCAACAGGTGATTTATTATCTGATTTCACAAATGTGAGGTTTCACAGTTGGTTAAAGCACATCCTGCTGGTCTGGACATGCCACTTCTCAGCAGGACATACCTCGAAAATGTCCAAATTAAGGTGTCCAGAAGCTGTCCAAGTCAGCTGGGTCCCTTTGGTCTAAAGGAGCAGCAGATCTCCCATGAGCTTCCTTTCACCTAACAGAAGAAGTTCATTCCAGCCATTCTTACTTGATAGTCTCTGTCTCAAGACAACAGATTAATCAGATATGTTTGTAGCATAGGTGGGTAAATTCagcttcagaaagtaaaaaccctgcttagggaaatgcaaatggttggaaCTGGTCTCTGATCAGGCTTTATACCTACTGAGCCTGGATTACCCACATGTGGATTGCAGAAGGACTCCTTGACCTACTGAGACCTGAGCAGACCCCTCATAACTTCAAACAGAGCCTGGATCTCACAAATAAAACCACCAAACGAGAACTACCCCTGTTGCCAGTTTCAACTATTTATCCCAGTGAGTTCCACATGTCGTCTAGTAGAAGACCCCCGATTCCCTAAAACCTCAGGCGCTGCGTCCCAGGCTAAAGTCAACTTTATAAGGGTCCTAATTTTCTGACGTTTTGTTCAAAGTTGCTTTAACGAAACAGCCAAAAAGCTACAGGGATGAAACTCCTTCTATAGCTACCTCCACCAATCAGGCCCTACTGGTGGGTTTCAGTGTAAATGTGGGCATACCTCGATTACCTCGATTTAATCAGGAAGAACTCCCTCTCAAAGCTCTGTCAGAGTGGGCTTTGGGTTTTGGACTGAAATGAAAGCAGAATGTATGACGTTCAAAGCCGTTCAAACtggcaaccttttttttttttttttttttggaacaaccTAAAGGAGTCGACCTGCCACTGTTTTGGCTCTGAGTTGCCAAGTCGGGTTCTTTGCTGCTCTGTTAATGACTGACTTCTGTCGCGGTTGGTCGGCTTCACAGCTCCTGGGTGATGGTTGGAGGACAGATGGTCTGTGTGACCAGAAGGGTGGTAGATTTTACACATTCAACTCAGCAATGCAGACTTCATATTTTAAAGTtctggctccatccgaataccttTAATAACAGCTCCTAGCTcatgttccttgacctttcacagagtcaacagtaagaactctatcgtggagAGGCAAGGAGCTTgggactgctgtgctgattctGGACatcctttaactccgacgtcattacgtgacgtAGACGCTCATGGATGCTTTCtccctaggcaaaactagcctaGGGAGAAAGCATACagactccttttcctacctctttccttactgactgcactattcagacagcattGATCATTGCAACTTCCACTTTGGCTTGATCTATAACGGTATTCGGTTGGAGCTTCAATATTCCACCATCTCTTTTCATTTGACGTTAACTCAGAACTACCTTCTCATGGCCATGTTGCTTCACTACAATACCAATTTAACACATGCATTGAAAGGTAGTGGCATCTGACAATGACAGAAACAAAGGGATCAATTTAGAAGTGTAAAAGGAGCAGAAATGGACCTTTAGTGTGACTCCTGTGTGGGGACTTTGAGACCCCTACAAGACTAAGGGTGGCCTTGTTTGAAAATCTTTCTCTTAACATTTTCTTGTACATATTATTTTcacaaaaagacatttaaatttgGAAAAtggtattatttttttgcagtcgGTGCATAAGGAAGAATCATCGATTGGCTACGAAATGATCAAAAAGCCGCGACCGGATAAGTACCTGAGGATGCAGCAGGGCTTCACTCTCAAAGCTGCTATAGAAACAGCTAAAGTCCAACCAAAGGTACCGTCTCGGTTCTGTCTGATAACACATCCTGgtcatttctttccttttttaattacagAACGAGGAGAAGTCCAACCAAAGGTACGGTCTCGGTTCTGTCTGAAAACACATCCTGgccatttctttccttttttaattacagAACGAGGAGAAGCACAGTTCCTCCAGTTTATCGTTatctaaacaatttttttctctttgtagaTCAATGAGTCAACTCCTGTTTTTCAAGTTCCTATAATTTTTAGGAACATcaaacatgaaagtgaagtaaATAgtggtaatttattttaatgactGTTGTATTTCTCtcaatttaatcagattatttatttttcagaagtTAACCCTCAGGTATGACAGCCAAGACCCAAACTTCTACGAGGTGTTCATTGAGAACCCAACCAGGGACTTTGACCTCACGCTTCTGTGTGCTGactcaaaaaagaaagaagcaaagCTTCACCCAGTTTGGACGTGTGAAATCCGAAGAGGTCGGTGGTGTCATGTGCAATCATTCAGTAGTTTATGTAAAAATATCCAATTGCTCATTATCTCACTGCTTTAATTTGAGTCTCTGACAAATAAcaccaataaaaacacagcctCAGATTAGCAtctaggctacgttcacactgccaggaaatgcgacccaaatcagATCTTTTTGCCCGTATGCGACCCATATCCGGGGgtttttcacagcagtgtgaacggcccaattccgatcttttccccccacaaaaaatctgatttgtgccgCTTCCATATATTTTACTAATCCTGATACGTATCAGTAGGGTTGGAccataattcagtaacaatatatatccatcaatagacgtatatcgataatagaaaaaagggtcaataaaaagttcaatagaataaaagttttcttccatttataatttgttgataattatcaattaatataatttctattttatcaatatgctttttttttctataacgTCCAGCCCTACGTATCGGAATATTTGTCAAAGCGGTCGTGTCACATTTTCACGtccctctcctgtctctcaaTAAACatccacacagcagcagcagctagcgctccataaTAGACCGTTAATagctttgctgttttcttctaACCTGACTTCTTTCTATGGTGTGGTCTTAATATAGTCAGCTCTCattcaacagctttctaataataacaagagAGATGCCGtatctgcagtttatttttctttccaagatttttttttctaacaaaactttattgaacacgtctagaaacaattacattcaccattattTCTGTAAACAGCGCGCTGCTCTGTGACATCTCCTTCTGGtataatataaaacatttctgtatcTTATCTTGATTTTTTCAGATGACCACCCCAAATCTGGTCTTGTTGAAGGTAAGGAATGTATTAAAGACATTTCCTGAGATATTTTAGATTTCCGTAGTAATAGAACCTTTATCATTTATAATACCCTGTTTCTGGAGATTTTAAACACCAACATATCTGCCTTAAATTGAGCTAAAACGAACAAAAAAGTACACATATTAGTACTCCTGTCCTCAAAGGTGGAAgatatgaaaataaatcaacgagataataaataatacttagattttttttttcagctgcagcGTCATCCGGTGGAGCGACGTGTCTCAGTTCCCCCAACAGTAAGATCTTTCAAACTCCCAAAACCAGAATCCTTCCTGAGTTACGGGGGGAGATTGACCCATAATGGGGTTTTTTTATGGCCAATGCCGATACCGCTTATTTAGCTATTTCAACTCGTAAAAATCGCTTTTCTGTTTCCAGGCGTTGAATTCTGGTTATGGTCTTTAACGCACTAAATGATCTGCAGAGTTCATACATAACGAGGAACTCTAAAACATATTTAGACCCCTCAGTTTAACAAAGACTCGTTGACTCTGTGTCTCCAGGACAAGAACTAAACAAACAGATTCAAAAACTGTGGTATTTAATTGGCTAGTTTAATTAATATCACAGCCCTTAATAAGCATTTGCTGCATTTATTCTTTGGTCatcaaaatacatttgttttgtctttcaaatgcagatttttttttaatctattttccACAGTGGAGCACTTTGTGGACAAACACAGAGAAGAGTTGATCCAAAGAGTGAGCAACGTCGGACCCATTTTAGACAGACTTTTACAGAAGAAAGTTCTCCTGCAGGAAACGTACGACACGATAAGCTCTCTGCCAACCTCCGTGGTTAAGATGAGGGAGATCTTCTCCTGCCTGAGAGCCGGCGTTGCCTGCAAAGACATCTTCTTCTCCATCCTTCAGGAGAAAGAGCGATTCCTCATCACTGACCTTCAGAAGTAAAATGTTGAGCCAAACATTTAAGCTGAGCCACATCgaaatgttctttgttttattttacagatgtTTTAAGGTTTCTAGGCCCCTCAGGCATGAAATAAACTCCCTGGAAACCTGTGATATAGAAAAATGGTTgattcctttaaatcagggttGATAAACATCATGTTTACAGCAGCTTTCTTataaaaaacaagtaatacCTTATTAGCCTGATCTTATTATGACATTACTTTAATTTTCTATTTGAATTCCAAAGTTTCTTTTTATAATGCTAAAGTTTTATTGATCTTCTTTTAATGAGTTTCTTTTGACTCTTTTGTTTATCCTGTAAATCATTTAAAGAAGTCTACATATGAATATTGATTTACACCAATATATTTGCCTTGTTGTCTGccatatgttaaaaaaacattttaaaacatttacaggaAGAACTTCTCAGTAtctaacatttttcttatttaatatAGATATATTTCTGTACTTTTTatagtaaaatgtgtttttaatatttttttaaacaatgcagCTCTTTTTGTATATAGTGTTTATGCTGTGAtaaatgaaaatcttttttatc is from Fundulus heteroclitus isolate FHET01 chromosome 3, MU-UCD_Fhet_4.1, whole genome shotgun sequence and encodes:
- the LOC105919121 gene encoding NACHT, LRR and PYD domains-containing protein 1 homolog isoform X2, with translation MEKIYESLKYLSDMELENFKKILQKALWSKGFRLVLRNQDETLERLKLAEVMEQLFDRQSLQVTMDILEEMKRPDLQKKLFDSSSASERQPFEHPERGEHVEKDSSEWTRVEPTITDVDEAPIYSFQSAAGQFECNVSGLRWVCEDKLCFKYQFCSWEGHMERMKTIGYRSAGPLINITVITGKIKEVYLPHWICIDDIPNLLESFSVLHINDSGDVLEKVSEVTATHVRLTDPVFSPLAAVISSIFRVKVTCNVLIYYQPHMPFLKLHVYLILHDPALQQSVHKEESSIGYEMIKKPRPDKYLRMQQGFTLKAAIETAKVQPKKLTLRYDSQDPNFYEVFIENPTRDFDLTLLCADSKKKEAKLHPVWTCEIRRDDHPKSGLVEAAASSGGATCLSSPNSKIFQTPKTRILPELRGEIDP
- the LOC105919121 gene encoding NACHT, LRR and PYD domains-containing protein 1 homolog isoform X1, translated to MEKIYESLKYLSDMELENFKKILQKALWSKGFRLVLRNQDETLERLKLAEVMEQLFDRQSLQVTMDILEEMKRPDLQKKLFDSSSASERQPFEHPERGEHVEQKDSSEWTRVEPTITDVDEAPIYSFQSAAGQFECNVSGLRWVCEDKLCFKYQFCSWEGHMERMKTIGYRSAGPLINITVITGKIKEVYLPHWICIDDIPNLLESFSVLHINDSGDVLEKVSEVTATHVRLTDPVFSPLAAVISSIFRVKVTCNVLIYYQPHMPFLKLHVYLILHDPALQQSVHKEESSIGYEMIKKPRPDKYLRMQQGFTLKAAIETAKVQPKKLTLRYDSQDPNFYEVFIENPTRDFDLTLLCADSKKKEAKLHPVWTCEIRRDDHPKSGLVEAAASSGGATCLSSPNSKIFQTPKTRILPELRGEIDP